A region from the Wansuia hejianensis genome encodes:
- a CDS encoding phage holin family protein encodes MDVTFLMDYLSPIVVGICLMVGFTIKIAVPAIPNRLIPLIAMLCGLFLSIIINLPSVDVEIILKGMFSGLASTGLYEMLRNLLYPNSSEGG; translated from the coding sequence ATGGATGTAACCTTTTTGATGGATTATTTAAGTCCAATAGTTGTAGGCATTTGCCTGATGGTGGGCTTTACGATAAAGATAGCTGTTCCAGCAATACCGAATCGATTAATACCATTGATTGCGATGCTATGTGGTCTATTTTTAAGTATAATTATAAATTTACCTTCTGTTGATGTGGAAATTATATTGAAAGGAATGTTTTCGGGGTTAGCGTCAACGGGTCTATATGAAATGCTGAGAAATCTTTTATATCCAAATTCGAGTGAAGGAGGCTAA
- a CDS encoding tyrosine-type recombinase/integrase, with the protein MEKLIEEILEAMQDNLSQEQLQRLENVLIIKTHGLVLQKERTDLIVSERRWEKALRLYLASKRLENCSEGTIENYDRCVRMLMQTIGKRLPEITTNDLRYYLAMYQERRRISLSYLETLRHYISSFFSWLSDEGYISGNPARRLKRVKVPRRIKRPYSAEEREHLRCIAQTERDLALMEVLYSTAGRIGEVLALNRSDVDFIGREVIVYGKKSKKERVVCLTEEAAYHLRKYLEKRVDENQALFVSLKAPHERLTSKAVQAMLRKLGQAAGIHAHPHKFRRTLLTDASARGMSLQELQAYAGHAKPETTMIYVTVRAAEVKASFRRLVD; encoded by the coding sequence ATGGAGAAGTTGATCGAGGAAATTCTGGAGGCTATGCAAGACAATTTGAGCCAGGAACAACTTCAAAGGCTGGAAAATGTGTTAATCATTAAGACGCATGGTCTAGTGCTTCAGAAAGAACGCACTGATCTAATTGTAAGCGAACGACGATGGGAAAAGGCGTTGCGATTGTACTTGGCAAGTAAGCGCCTTGAAAACTGCTCAGAAGGAACAATTGAAAACTATGACCGATGTGTCCGGATGCTGATGCAAACCATAGGGAAACGGTTACCGGAGATTACGACAAATGATCTCCGGTATTACCTCGCGATGTATCAGGAAAGGCGTCGAATATCTCTGTCTTATCTGGAAACATTGAGGCACTACATCAGCAGTTTTTTTAGTTGGCTGTCAGATGAAGGATATATATCGGGTAACCCGGCGCGGCGCCTGAAACGGGTTAAAGTTCCACGGAGAATTAAGCGCCCATATTCAGCTGAAGAGCGTGAACATCTGCGTTGCATAGCGCAGACAGAGCGGGATTTGGCGTTGATGGAAGTATTGTATAGCACGGCCGGACGTATAGGGGAAGTATTAGCCTTAAACCGATCAGATGTGGATTTTATAGGTCGAGAGGTGATTGTTTATGGAAAAAAGAGCAAAAAAGAGAGGGTAGTCTGTTTGACAGAAGAGGCCGCTTATCATTTGCGTAAGTATCTGGAAAAACGGGTAGATGAAAATCAAGCACTGTTTGTTAGTTTGAAGGCACCGCATGAACGATTAACATCCAAAGCAGTGCAGGCCATGCTGCGAAAATTGGGACAAGCCGCCGGTATACATGCGCATCCACATAAATTCCGTCGTACATTGTTGACAGATGCAAGTGCCAGGGGAATGAGCTTACAGGAACTGCAGGCTTATGCGGGGCATGCTAAGCCCGAAACGACTATGATTTACGTGACTGTCCGGGCAGCAGAGGTCAAGGCATCGTTCCGACGTTTGGTAGATTAA
- a CDS encoding phage tail family protein, giving the protein MVKYESGTTGDVFDLSGRAARLLLKETELYDYAWDVEEIKQELGSFINGFGKKAAEYKMEIDFTGSRAERADSMAKFFEVVEQDILAKKTGKLYLEDQYINCFVIKGAYEDLKDQYNKVRKEVTVYAPYPFWIVERKATYQKQDIPKGSGNLDYAYDYPYDMTPLKRGIDYLENDHYTDSHFKMIIYGPASDPAVYIQNQAYQVYTTIEEKEYLVIDSKEHTVCRVKNDGTKISEYNNRLKEQSIFEKIPAGIHQINWSGNFGFDIILFHERSEPKWN; this is encoded by the coding sequence GTGGTTAAATATGAGAGCGGAACCACAGGCGATGTTTTTGATCTGTCCGGACGCGCGGCGCGTCTGCTGCTAAAAGAAACGGAATTATATGATTATGCCTGGGACGTGGAAGAAATTAAGCAAGAATTAGGTAGTTTTATCAATGGTTTTGGGAAAAAAGCAGCTGAATATAAAATGGAAATTGATTTTACCGGTAGCCGGGCAGAGCGGGCTGATAGCATGGCAAAATTTTTTGAAGTGGTAGAGCAGGATATTCTAGCAAAAAAGACAGGGAAATTATATTTAGAAGATCAATATATCAATTGTTTTGTTATAAAAGGCGCTTATGAAGACTTGAAAGATCAATATAACAAAGTGCGAAAAGAAGTAACGGTATATGCACCGTATCCATTCTGGATAGTGGAAAGAAAAGCTACATATCAAAAACAGGATATCCCAAAGGGATCTGGAAATCTGGATTATGCTTATGACTATCCATATGATATGACACCCTTAAAAAGGGGAATTGATTATTTGGAAAATGACCATTACACAGATAGCCATTTCAAAATGATTATTTATGGCCCTGCATCTGACCCTGCGGTTTATATCCAAAATCAGGCGTATCAAGTATATACAACTATAGAGGAAAAAGAATACCTTGTGATAGACAGCAAGGAGCATACGGTATGCCGGGTGAAAAATGACGGAACTAAAATCAGTGAATATAATAACCGGTTAAAGGAACAAAGTATTTTCGAAAAAATACCTGCCGGTATACATCAGATAAACTGGTCGGGCAATTTCGGGTTTGATATTATCCTATTTCATGAAAGGAGTGAACCCAAATGGAATTAA
- a CDS encoding major tail protein: MAYIGLRKPIIGKLDTETGKYSAPFAFGKAIGLQVTPSYAEGALNADDIQAEYDKVFNYADVTLNTSTIPIQAHHDMFGHTVETETGKSIEFNANDENNYVGMGWITVEKVDGVRSYTGNFLSKVKFSEPSEDYATKGDAIEYKTPSITGRALAMEDGKWKSVGIFDTEAAALEWINGQFGVTA; the protein is encoded by the coding sequence ATGGCTTATATTGGATTAAGAAAACCGATCATTGGAAAATTGGATACGGAAACGGGTAAATACAGCGCACCTTTTGCTTTTGGAAAGGCAATTGGTCTGCAGGTAACACCGAGCTATGCCGAGGGGGCATTAAATGCAGATGATATTCAGGCTGAGTATGATAAAGTATTTAACTATGCGGATGTTACGCTCAATACCAGCACAATTCCGATCCAGGCTCATCACGATATGTTTGGACATACAGTAGAAACGGAAACTGGAAAATCTATTGAATTCAACGCAAATGATGAGAATAACTATGTGGGAATGGGATGGATTACAGTTGAAAAGGTAGATGGGGTACGTTCTTATACAGGTAATTTCCTGAGTAAAGTGAAATTCTCTGAGCCTTCTGAGGACTATGCTACCAAAGGAGATGCAATAGAGTATAAAACACCTTCAATAACTGGCCGTGCGCTTGCGATGGAAGATGGCAAATGGAAATCTGTGGGCATCTTTGATACAGAGGCAGCGGCCCTTGAATGGATTAATGGACAGTTTGGAGTAACTGCGTAA
- a CDS encoding major tail protein, producing MAYMGLTKPTVAQLIESGKGNIAYTGGFRLGQAIKMEIRPVYEDISVYQGMNDKGYDQEIAYADVNLDVSALPAETNKLMFGHIVGAGENTVSYRCNDTGAYVGFGAICREKVNGTLKYIAFWLYKVKFMEKSQSHETGGDSIEYDTPSLEGRALPVNGYDWMVKCIHGTEEEAIAWLNTMAGISKNK from the coding sequence ATGGCTTATATGGGATTGACAAAGCCAACAGTTGCACAGCTTATAGAAAGCGGAAAAGGAAATATTGCATATACAGGCGGTTTCAGATTAGGGCAAGCCATTAAAATGGAAATCAGGCCTGTGTATGAAGATATATCTGTATATCAGGGAATGAATGATAAAGGATATGACCAGGAAATTGCCTATGCTGATGTAAACTTGGATGTTTCTGCATTGCCAGCTGAAACAAACAAGCTCATGTTTGGACATATTGTAGGTGCTGGTGAAAACACAGTATCTTACAGATGCAATGATACAGGAGCTTATGTGGGCTTTGGTGCAATATGCAGGGAAAAAGTTAATGGAACTTTAAAATATATAGCGTTTTGGCTGTATAAAGTAAAATTTATGGAGAAATCTCAGAGCCATGAGACGGGAGGCGACTCCATTGAATACGACACACCATCCCTGGAGGGCAGAGCACTTCCGGTTAATGGATATGACTGGATGGTTAAATGTATTCATGGTACTGAGGAAGAAGCAATTGCATGGCTGAATACCATGGCAGGAATCAGTAAAAATAAATAG
- a CDS encoding phage tail protein: MTTFEKIITAIQPFGYPYAQDVYVGESDHWFTYNYVSDYGDLYSDNEPAEIVVSVQVHLYLPLQEEFIELKNRVRRAIYAQGFTLPQITFQMTEDKVYRHMIFTCNIEEEE; this comes from the coding sequence ATGACCACATTTGAAAAAATCATTACCGCTATACAGCCATTTGGATATCCGTATGCGCAGGATGTATATGTTGGAGAAAGTGACCACTGGTTTACTTATAATTATGTCAGTGATTATGGGGATCTATACAGTGATAATGAGCCGGCGGAAATTGTTGTCAGTGTACAGGTTCATCTCTACCTTCCTTTACAGGAAGAATTTATAGAATTAAAGAACCGTGTCCGCAGAGCAATATATGCTCAAGGCTTTACCCTACCTCAAATTACGTTCCAAATGACGGAGGATAAAGTTTACCGCCATATGATTTTTACATGCAATATTGAAGAGGAGGAATGA
- a CDS encoding helix-turn-helix domain-containing protein, whose translation MYEIFELLLQRFGVSAYKVSKETGVTQSTLSDWKRGRSTPKSDNMKKIADYFGVSVDYLMTGREDADKDRYYLNDETASIAQEIFENKELRMLFDVSRDADPEDLKALHNMALALKRKERGNYDDGC comes from the coding sequence ATGTATGAGATTTTTGAACTACTTTTACAGAGATTTGGCGTGTCCGCCTATAAAGTATCAAAAGAAACAGGAGTTACCCAATCAACATTGAGTGATTGGAAACGCGGACGCAGCACTCCTAAATCAGATAACATGAAAAAAATTGCCGATTACTTTGGAGTATCCGTAGACTATTTAATGACAGGCAGGGAGGATGCTGATAAAGATCGCTACTACCTAAATGACGAGACAGCATCCATTGCTCAGGAGATATTTGAGAACAAAGAGCTTCGTATGTTATTTGACGTATCCCGAGATGCTGATCCAGAAGATCTGAAAGCCTTACACAATATGGCCCTTGCATTAAAAAGAAAAGAGCGTGGTAATTATGACGACGGATGTTAA
- a CDS encoding glycosyltransferase family 2 protein, whose product MENYNVDILIPAYRPGPEFQELLRRLAKQVYPIRRVLIVNTEEKFWNTGWEQEYPGCEVVHIRKEEFDHGGTRHWMAQQSLADILVFMTQDALPADDWLISRLMEPFTQAGVKASYARQLPREDCEFLECYTRQFNYPEKSRVKTKADLSELGIKTFFCSDVCAAYDRVIYNELGGFPRPAIFNEDMIFTGRLIEAGYGVAYAADAKVIHSHNYSGRQQFHRNFDLGVSQARHSELFLRYSSEGEGIRLVKQTAAYACKMGRPWLLFPLVWKSACKYAGYFLGKRYDKLPGWMVRKCTMNRDFWK is encoded by the coding sequence ATGGAAAATTATAATGTAGATATATTGATACCAGCCTATCGGCCAGGCCCGGAGTTTCAAGAACTACTCCGGCGCCTGGCTAAACAGGTTTATCCGATTCGGAGAGTGTTGATTGTGAACACGGAAGAAAAGTTTTGGAATACTGGCTGGGAGCAGGAATATCCCGGATGTGAGGTGGTGCATATCCGGAAGGAAGAATTTGATCACGGCGGCACACGGCATTGGATGGCTCAGCAGTCTTTGGCGGATATTTTAGTATTTATGACTCAGGACGCCTTACCGGCAGACGATTGGCTGATCAGCCGGTTGATGGAACCATTTACACAGGCTGGCGTAAAAGCTTCTTATGCCCGGCAGCTTCCCAGAGAGGACTGTGAATTTTTAGAATGTTATACAAGACAATTTAATTATCCGGAAAAAAGCCGGGTGAAGACGAAGGCAGATCTTTCGGAACTAGGTATTAAAACCTTTTTCTGTTCCGATGTATGTGCGGCCTATGACCGTGTTATTTACAATGAACTGGGCGGATTTCCGCGTCCTGCGATTTTTAATGAGGATATGATTTTTACCGGACGCCTGATCGAGGCTGGCTATGGGGTTGCCTATGCCGCTGATGCAAAGGTGATTCACTCTCATAACTACAGTGGCAGACAGCAGTTCCACCGAAATTTCGATCTGGGGGTATCTCAAGCCAGGCATTCGGAGTTGTTCTTACGGTATTCGTCCGAGGGCGAGGGTATTCGTTTGGTGAAACAGACTGCTGCATACGCCTGCAAGATGGGTAGACCGTGGTTGCTTTTTCCGCTGGTATGGAAAAGTGCCTGTAAGTATGCAGGGTATTTTCTGGGGAAAAGGTATGATAAGCTGCCAGGGTGGATGGTGCGGAAGTGTACAATGAATCGGGATTTTTGGAAGTAG
- a CDS encoding LCP family protein gives MTNRRKQKRHRRKKILFAVEIVVLLLLSLVLFVSIWAAHKFSLVNHQDLDKDRLFTADGVNGGAAAGDKADGQPQDTTSALTGIDVIALVGLDTRDELDGRNSDTMIIACINHNEKSIKLVSLYRDTYLNVGDDYYGNSNYYTKANAAYNLGGPEQFLSMVNLNLDLNITEYVTVDFSALCTTIELLGGLDIDMTREELIHLNDYNVETSEACNMEYEEIEVPPADEFDGAMTRTFHLNGSQAVSYARIRYTAGNDFRRASRQRLVLSKIMEKAKTVDLGTLDAVMNAVLPLVTTNLDNSKIVSMIQPLLTYSMPEENQDGFPFAHMPDDGSITGSDCVIPVTLEYNVTRLHQFLFPNEEYSPSSVVQEYSYQIVIDSGYGEEDIDTALGMDDGAEIPKWTQELQDQADAEASGSDYNY, from the coding sequence ATGACGAACAGAAGAAAACAAAAAAGACACAGAAGAAAAAAAATCCTGTTTGCAGTTGAAATTGTCGTATTATTGTTGTTGTCACTTGTGCTGTTTGTGTCTATCTGGGCAGCACACAAATTTTCGCTGGTGAATCATCAGGATCTGGATAAAGACCGTCTGTTCACGGCGGATGGCGTAAACGGCGGGGCAGCGGCTGGCGATAAGGCAGACGGGCAGCCGCAGGATACAACATCTGCCCTTACGGGAATTGATGTAATCGCACTTGTAGGATTGGATACCCGGGATGAATTGGACGGAAGAAACAGCGATACAATGATCATTGCCTGCATCAATCACAATGAAAAAAGTATTAAACTGGTTTCGCTGTATCGTGATACCTATTTGAATGTAGGTGATGATTATTATGGCAATTCAAATTATTACACAAAGGCCAACGCGGCCTATAACCTGGGCGGACCTGAACAGTTCCTTTCCATGGTCAACCTGAATCTGGATTTGAATATTACCGAATATGTAACCGTAGATTTTTCGGCTCTTTGTACGACAATTGAGTTGCTGGGCGGGCTGGACATCGATATGACCAGGGAAGAGCTGATCCATCTCAATGATTATAATGTGGAGACGTCCGAAGCCTGCAATATGGAATATGAAGAGATCGAGGTTCCTCCGGCAGATGAATTCGATGGGGCAATGACAAGAACCTTCCATTTGAATGGAAGTCAGGCAGTTTCCTATGCAAGGATCCGTTATACGGCCGGCAATGATTTCCGCCGTGCCAGCCGTCAGAGGCTGGTGCTGTCGAAGATCATGGAAAAGGCGAAGACAGTTGATCTGGGAACCCTGGATGCAGTGATGAACGCGGTGCTGCCTCTGGTAACGACTAATTTGGACAATTCAAAAATTGTTTCTATGATCCAGCCGCTGCTCACATACTCCATGCCGGAAGAGAATCAGGACGGTTTTCCGTTTGCACACATGCCGGATGACGGAAGTATTACCGGGAGCGACTGTGTGATTCCGGTAACCTTAGAATATAACGTCACGCGTCTGCATCAGTTCCTGTTTCCGAATGAAGAATATTCTCCTTCATCGGTTGTGCAGGAATATAGCTATCAGATTGTCATTGACAGTGGTTATGGAGAAGAAGATATAGATACGGCGCTGGGGATGGATGATGGTGCGGAGATCCCAAAATGGACACAGGAGCTGCAGGACCAGGCGGATGCGGAAGCCAGCGGCAGTGATTATAATTATTAA
- a CDS encoding LCP family protein: MTDRQRAHRRKKKIRRKRILFAVEIIVLLLLSLVLVVAVWAAHKFSLINHQELDEDRLLTSDKVNSGSVAAGDADGGQQNPVSSLTGVDVIALVGLDTRDELEGQNSDTMIIACINHNDKTIKLASLYRDTYLNVGDSYYGEPDYYTKANAAYNFGGPEQMLSMINLNFDLNITEFMTVEFKALADTIELLGGLDIDMTREEVIHLNNYNVETSSACEMEYAELELPSADEFDGAMTRTFHLNGSQAVSYARIRKTAGNDFRRTARQRLVLEKIMEKAKSADLGTLDAVLNTVLHQITTNMDNNKIVSMIQPLLSYTITDQTGFPFAHMEDDGSLTGEDCVLPVTLEYNAIHLHQFFFPDAAYTPSATVLEYSEQIIAECGYGEESVEMALGIDDGGEIPQWTQELQDQADAEAYASGYEGEY, encoded by the coding sequence ATGACTGATAGACAGAGGGCACACAGAAGAAAAAAGAAAATCAGAAGAAAAAGGATTCTGTTTGCAGTTGAGATTATTGTACTGCTGCTGCTGTCCCTGGTACTGGTTGTAGCTGTCTGGGCAGCGCACAAATTCTCTCTGATTAATCATCAGGAATTGGACGAAGACAGACTGCTTACGTCTGATAAGGTCAACAGCGGTTCTGTGGCGGCAGGCGATGCGGATGGGGGTCAGCAGAATCCGGTGTCCTCACTGACGGGCGTTGATGTGATTGCTTTAGTAGGGCTTGATACGCGGGATGAATTAGAGGGGCAGAACAGTGATACCATGATTATTGCCTGTATTAATCACAATGATAAAACGATCAAGCTGGCGTCTCTGTACCGTGATACTTATCTGAACGTCGGAGACAGTTATTATGGTGAACCTGATTATTATACGAAAGCCAATGCTGCCTACAATTTTGGCGGGCCGGAGCAGATGCTTTCGATGATAAACCTGAATTTTGACCTGAATATTACGGAATTCATGACGGTGGAGTTTAAGGCGCTGGCAGACACAATCGAGCTGCTCGGTGGGCTGGACATTGATATGACCCGGGAAGAGGTTATTCATCTGAATAATTATAATGTGGAGACCTCATCGGCCTGTGAAATGGAATATGCTGAATTGGAGCTGCCTTCCGCCGATGAATTTGACGGAGCGATGACCAGGACGTTTCATTTGAATGGAAGCCAGGCAGTATCTTATGCCAGAATCAGAAAGACGGCCGGGAATGATTTCCGGAGAACGGCCAGGCAGAGGCTGGTTTTGGAAAAGATCATGGAAAAAGCGAAAAGTGCGGATCTGGGGACACTGGATGCTGTTTTAAATACCGTCCTCCATCAGATAACGACTAATATGGATAATAATAAGATCGTATCCATGATTCAGCCTCTGCTGTCTTATACTATTACGGATCAGACTGGATTCCCATTTGCACATATGGAGGACGATGGAAGCCTGACAGGAGAGGATTGCGTTCTGCCGGTTACACTGGAATACAATGCAATACATTTGCATCAGTTTTTCTTTCCGGATGCTGCATACACTCCGTCCGCGACTGTATTGGAGTACAGTGAGCAGATTATAGCGGAGTGTGGCTATGGAGAAGAATCTGTTGAAATGGCATTGGGAATCGATGATGGGGGTGAAATCCCACAGTGGACGCAGGAATTGCAGGATCAGGCAGATGCTGAGGCTTACGCTTCCGGATATGAAGGTGAATATTAA
- a CDS encoding undecaprenyl-phosphate glucose phosphotransferase, translating into MIKDNQKYFNRMHVVIDAVVTIFSYVVAWLLRFRTNLFGIPVRSLPFEYYMMALVLIVPGYLLLYYGFNLYTPKRVQGRRLELANLLKANTVGLLIIILTLYMIKQEHFARSMLFIFYGLNVVLEVIVRNIIRYALRKIRRRGFNQKHILLVGYSRATEEYIDRILAFPEWGYTIRGILDDHVTAGTTYRGIKVLGRIGNLMVILPENKLDEIAITLGLNEYYRLEEIVALCEKSGVHTKFIPDYHNIIPTKPYTEDLMGLPVINIRYVPLSNTFNAMIKRVMDIVGSLLCIILFSPVMLLAVIGIKVTSPGPLIYRQTRVGLHNRSFEMYKFRSMEVQKPDEEKKAWTVKNDPRVTGFGKFMRKTSIDELPQLFNVLKGDMSLVGPRPERPFFVEKFREEIPRYMVKHQVRPGMTGWAQVNGYRGDTSIRKRIDHDLYYIENWSVGLDVKILFLTVFRGFVNKNAY; encoded by the coding sequence GTGATTAAGGATAATCAAAAGTATTTTAACCGGATGCATGTTGTGATCGATGCCGTTGTGACCATCTTTTCTTATGTGGTGGCATGGCTGCTGAGATTCCGGACGAACTTGTTTGGAATTCCGGTCCGGTCGCTGCCGTTTGAGTATTATATGATGGCGCTGGTACTGATTGTTCCAGGCTATCTGCTTCTTTATTATGGATTTAATCTGTATACGCCGAAGCGAGTTCAGGGGCGGCGGCTGGAGCTTGCCAATCTATTAAAGGCCAATACGGTGGGGCTGCTGATCATTATTCTTACACTTTATATGATTAAACAGGAACATTTCGCCCGGAGCATGCTGTTTATCTTTTACGGGCTGAATGTTGTACTGGAGGTCATTGTCCGCAATATTATCCGCTATGCCCTGAGAAAAATCAGGCGCCGCGGGTTTAATCAGAAGCATATTTTGCTGGTGGGATACAGCCGTGCGACGGAAGAGTACATTGACAGGATTCTGGCATTTCCTGAATGGGGATATACGATCCGGGGAATTCTGGACGACCATGTGACAGCCGGAACCACCTACCGGGGAATCAAGGTACTTGGCCGGATCGGGAATCTGATGGTCATTCTGCCTGAGAACAAGCTGGATGAAATCGCAATAACCCTGGGCCTGAATGAGTATTACCGTCTGGAAGAAATTGTCGCGCTGTGTGAGAAGTCAGGCGTGCATACAAAATTTATTCCGGACTATCATAACATCATACCTACGAAACCCTATACGGAGGATCTGATGGGGCTGCCAGTTATTAATATCCGTTACGTCCCTCTGAGCAATACCTTTAATGCTATGATCAAGCGAGTGATGGATATTGTGGGATCGCTGCTGTGTATTATCCTTTTTTCTCCGGTGATGCTGCTGGCTGTGATCGGCATCAAGGTCACTTCACCAGGGCCGTTGATTTACAGGCAGACCCGGGTGGGATTGCATAACAGAAGCTTTGAGATGTATAAATTCCGCTCCATGGAGGTCCAGAAGCCTGACGAAGAGAAAAAAGCCTGGACGGTGAAAAATGATCCGAGGGTTACAGGATTTGGGAAATTCATGCGGAAAACAAGCATCGATGAGCTTCCGCAGCTTTTTAACGTTTTGAAAGGTGACATGAGCCTGGTAGGACCGAGGCCGGAACGTCCGTTTTTCGTGGAAAAGTTCCGTGAAGAAATTCCCAGATATATGGTAAAGCATCAGGTACGGCCGGGAATGACCGGATGGGCGCAGGTAAATGGATATAGAGGGGATACATCTATCCGGAAGCGGATTGACCATGATCTGTATTATATTGAGAACTGGTCTGTGGGGCTGGATGTGAAAATATTGTTTTTGACCGTTTTTCGCGGGTTTGTGAACAAGAATGCATACTGA
- a CDS encoding glycosyltransferase family 2 protein — protein MQEVSVIIPNYNGVPYLETCLDALKGQTFQGFSVILVDNGSADGSVDLVRNKYSWVKLIDLPENYGFCRAVNEGIRVSETPYVILLNNDTEVFPDFVEQLLKGIKERPTAFSCASKMIQAQDRTKVDDAGNFYSAFGWAFARGKGKDISKYGKPDRIFAACAGAAIYRMEYLNQTGLLDEEHFAYLEDLDLGYRARIAGYENWYLPEAKVYHVGSGTSGSRYNEFKIRYSSRNNVYLIHKNMPLFQWILNLPLLAVGFGIKTLFFAMKGYGREYLAGIKNGFSISYKKENHGKKVRFRWKNFGNYCRIQIELWANLFRRFY, from the coding sequence ATGCAGGAAGTCTCTGTGATTATACCAAATTATAATGGCGTACCATATCTGGAAACCTGCCTGGATGCCCTGAAGGGGCAGACCTTCCAGGGCTTTTCTGTGATATTGGTGGACAACGGCTCTGCAGACGGTAGTGTGGATTTAGTGCGTAACAAATATTCCTGGGTAAAGCTGATCGATCTGCCGGAGAATTACGGTTTTTGCCGTGCTGTCAATGAAGGAATCAGGGTTTCAGAGACGCCATATGTGATCCTGCTGAATAACGATACAGAAGTATTCCCGGATTTTGTGGAGCAGCTGCTGAAGGGCATAAAAGAGCGCCCCACAGCTTTTTCCTGCGCGTCAAAGATGATTCAGGCACAGGATCGGACCAAGGTGGACGATGCCGGGAATTTTTACAGCGCGTTTGGCTGGGCGTTTGCAAGGGGAAAAGGGAAGGATATATCGAAGTATGGCAAACCGGACAGGATATTTGCAGCCTGCGCAGGCGCGGCCATATACCGGATGGAATATCTGAATCAGACGGGGCTGCTGGATGAGGAGCATTTTGCTTATCTAGAGGATCTCGATTTGGGTTATCGGGCGCGGATTGCCGGTTATGAGAACTGGTATCTGCCAGAAGCTAAGGTGTACCATGTGGGCAGCGGCACCAGCGGATCGCGTTACAATGAATTTAAGATCCGATACTCTTCGAGGAATAATGTTTATCTGATTCACAAAAATATGCCATTGTTTCAGTGGATTTTGAATCTGCCTTTGCTGGCTGTGGGTTTTGGTATTAAAACGTTGTTTTTTGCGATGAAGGGCTATGGCAGGGAATATCTCGCTGGCATAAAAAACGGTTTTTCTATCAGCTATAAAAAAGAAAATCACGGAAAAAAAGTGAGGTTCCGATGGAAGAATTTTGGCAATTATTGCAGGATACAGATTGAACTGTGGGCAAATTTATTTCGGAGGTTTTATTAA